CCTGCTTCCCGTCTAAAAACATGCTCACATCGTGACAAATCCTACGGTATTCTTCATAAGATATCTTTCCTGTGCAAGGCGCCGAGCATTTCCCTATGTGGTAATAAAGGCATTCCCTCATTTTGCCTTTCTTTTTGTCTACATCCACATTGCACGACCTTATAGGGAACATCTTTCTTATTACGTCTATGGTTTCTCTTACCGCATAAGCGCTGGAATAAGGCCCATAGTATTTAGAGCCATCTTTAACCACTTTCCTGGTAAACATTATCCTGGGATACTTCTCATTGGTGATTCTTATATAGGGGTAGTTTTTATCATCCCTGAGCAGTATATTGTACTTGGGCTTGTTCTCTTTTATTAGATTGCACTCCAGTATAAGGGCCTCCAATTCCGATGCGGTTATTATATACTCAAAATCGGCGATATTGTTAACCATTGCACGCACTTTTGGCGACTGATTTTTGCTGTTCTGAAAATACTGCCTTACCCTGTTTTTAAGAGAAATTGCCTTGCCCACGTATATTATCTCATTTTTGTCGTTTTTCATTATATAAACACCTGGTTTTTCAGGCAATGCTTTTAACTTCTGCTGCAAATCCTTCATGTCATCACCTCCCGAGATACGCCGATATCACATCTCTCGCAATGGGCGCCGCAGTAATGCCACCTGTACCGCCTTCTTCCACCAGCACGGCGACAGCTATCCTTGGGTCGTCAGCAGGAGCAAAACCTACAAACCACGCGTTGTCTCTATCTTTACCTGTCTGAGCCGTTCCCGTCTTCCCCGCAACCTGTACGCCTGATATGGCCGCGGCGGTTCCTGTACCGCTGTTTACAACGGATACCATCATGTCCTTTATAGCAGCGGCGATTGCCGGCGAAACTGGCGTCAGAAAGCTCCTTGGCGAAGCACTCTGGACCACTTTGCCGTCAGGGCTTATCACCTCTGATACCATATACGGTTGCATCATAATGCCATTATTGGCTATGGCAGAGGTTATCATAGCCATCATAATAGGGGTAACCTGAACCTTTCCCTGCCCAATGGATCTCTCTGCAAGCTCCACATTATCTGACAACAGCTTAAAAGGTGGAAATGTGCTTTTGGATACAGGCAGGTCAAAATCTAATTCATTATTGAAACCAAAAGCTTCTGCCATTTTGATCATATCGCTTTTGCCTACCTCAAGCCCTATCTTTACAAAAGTAGAATTGCACGAAACCCTGAAAGCATCGCGCAAATTTAAAGATCCATGGGCTTCGCCCTGGTAATCCGATATCTTTCTTCCATCGACTATTACATATCCCTTGCAATTGTAAATTTTATCATTAATCCCAGAAACGTACTTGATCGCTGCGCTGGCTGTCACTATTTTGAATGTAGAACCAGGGGCATACAAACCATTTAACGCCCTGTTCAATAGCGGACTATTGGGATCGCTGTTCAACTGTTTCCAATCGCGGTCAATGGTATTAGGGTCAAAGGTTGGTTTTGACACCAAAGCCAAAACAGCGCCAGTTTTCGGATCCATGGCTACCACTGCGCCTTTATAGTCGCCCAGCGCATTGTACGCTACTCTTTGGAGTTTGCCGTCTATGGTCAACCTCAAGTTATCGCCGATCTTGCTCTTGCCCAGTATTTCTGAGCGCAGCACGTCCACAGGTTTATTGCTCCCTAAACCTAGTAAAGCCCTGTTATAATAAGCTTCTAGTCCCGCGCTTCCATATTGAACGCTTCTGTAGCCTACTATAGGCGAAAAGATCTTTCCATCAGGGTACACGACATTCCAGTAACCATTGCCGTCTTTAGAACTGTATGCCAATACCTGACCGTTTCTGTCGATGATACTTCCTTTCTTGACCTTGCGCTCTTCCATCAACGCCCGAGTATTGTACGGATTTGACAACAGACTGGGAGCATATGAAATCTCAAAATAGGTCATGTACACCACAAGAGACAAAAGCATAAGCGACAATATCCCAAAAACCACTTTTATACTTCTATTGGTCCTATTGGTGTTCAATGCTATCACCTATTCTCTCTGAAACTGACTTGAGTATCCCAAGTAAAATAAAGCTCATGACAATAGAACTTCCTCCATAGCTTATAAATGGCAGTGTAACTCCTGTGAGGGGAATAAACTTTATCACGCCACCTATAATGGTAAACACCTGTATGCTGAACATAGCCGTAAGGCCCACGGTTACCAATTTATCCACAATGTCCTCACACCTTAAAGATATCCTCATGCCCCTGTACAGTATCAAAAAGTACATGATTATAATAGCGGCTGCCCCCAAAAAACCCATTTCCTCGCATATGGCAGAGAAGATAAAATCGGTGTATACGGCAGGAATCAATTCAGGGTGTCCAAGGCCAAGGCCGGTACCCAGATACCCCCCTGAAGATATGGCAAGCAGAGATTGGACGATCTGATATCCCTTACCTGGCACATCTATCCATGGATTTAACCATGCATCGATTCTGATCCTGACGTGGTCAAATATATAAAAACTCATCAGGCCCCCTATTCCCAAAGCCATAAACCCTATAGCGGCGTAAAGCCAATTGGATGTAGCCACGTACACCATGACCAACCCCGTGAGGAAAAATATCAAAGCAGATCCTAGGTCCTTCTGCAACATCAAAAAAAGTACCAGTAAAAGTGTAATGCCAAAAGCAAATAGCACCTGCCTTTTCCCTTTTTTCTCGGCTAGAAAATTTGACATAAACAATACGTACAACAGCTTTACAAACTCCGAAGGCTGAAATGTAACTCTACCTATGCTGAGCCAATTGGTAGATCCGCCCACTTCTTTGCCGAACACAAGGGTTACAATAAGCATGGCAAACCCCGCCACTATATAACCAAAGTAATACCTGTTGACCTTATCGGTAAATCTATACAAGTAAGCAGTTATTATAAACAAAAGCATGCCAGATGCCACCCATACAATCTGCTTTATCGCCAAGTTGGGTTGCAGGCGGTATATTATTATAAGCCCTATTTCGGACAGAAAAGCGCTTATTAGAAACAGCACCACATCCCCCTCGGGCATGAGGTATTTTATGAGAATGTAAACCATGGAAAAGACAAAATCAAATATCAGCGCTATATACAGAGGCTCTGTCCTGACAGGTATTTTATATATAGAAAGCAGAGAAAAAGCAATAAAACTCATGATGTATATTAAATAAAAAAGTCTCCTATACACTCTCTCCTGTATTTCCATCCTATTCTCTCCTCATCTTCTATCAAAGTGCTCGCTAAACCTGAAATCTTCATTGGCGATAGAAATTATATCGCCGGATTTTAACCTTACAGGCTTCTTAATCCTCCTTCCATTTACAAAAGTCCCATTAGTGCTTTTGAGATCGTCTACCCAAAATTTTCCGCCTTTTTTGTAGATCTGAGCATGTTTACTGGACACGTATTCGTTTTTTAAAATCACATCGCAATCGTCAGCCCGCCCGATGGTTGTCACATTGTACAGAGTGTAATTCTCAAAAGGAGGCTTTAAAGAGGCTATGCGAGCCGTTGTCTCTACATTTCTTATATCCTTTTTGCTCCTATCGCCTCTTATATCCATGTACAACAGCTTGAGCACATTGTACAAAAAATAGTATATTATAATTATAAATACAAATCTCAATACCCACGCAATAAAATTATACATACCTTCACCTCTATGGATTTCTGGGTATATTATATCACAAATACCTTTTACCCATAAAAATAAAAGCACAACTCATGTGCTTTTATTTGCTCTTACTAAGTATTTTCTTTAGATATTGACCTGTATAGGAGAATTCATTCATGGCCACTTCTTCGGGGGTACCACAGGCAATCACTCTACCCCCTTTATCACCGCCATCAGGACCCAAGTCGATGATATAATCAGCTGTTTTTATGACGTCCATGTTGTGCTCAATGATTACAACGGTATTGCCACCTTCAACCAACCTGTTTAAAACCTGGATAAGCCTGTCCACATCTGCCATGTGAAGCCCTGTAGTAGGCTCGTCCAGTATATACACAGTCCTCCCCGTGGCTTTCTTGCTCAACTCGGTTGCCAGTTTTATCCTCTGAGCTTCCCCTCCAGATAATTGAGTGGAAGGCTGTCCTAATTTGATGTACCCAAGGCCTACATCGTGCAAAGTCATGAGCTTATTCTTAATCCGGGGTATATTTTCAAAGAACTCCAAGGCCTCATCAACGGTCATGTCCAGTACATCTGATATATTTTTACCTTTGTACTTTATTTCCAGCGTCTCTTTGTTATATCTTTTCCCTTTACATACCTCACATGGCACGTACACATCTGACAGAAAATGCATCTCAATCTTTATAATCCCATCGCCGTGACATGCCTCACAGCGACCTCCTTTTACGTTAAAGCTAAACCTACCCTGCTTATAACCTCTCATCCTGGCTTCAGGGGTAAGAGCAAATACCTCTCTGATATAGTCAAAGACGCCGGTGTAAGTGGCAGGATTAGACCTAGGCGTCCTACCAATAGGCGACTGATCTATGTTTATCACCTTATCCAGGTTCTCCACTCCCAGAATTTCATCGTGATCGCCCGGTACCTCCTTTGCCTTGTTCAATCGCCGGGCAAGGCTCTTATAGAGTATTTCATTTACAAGGGTGCTTTTACCCGACCCGGAGACTCCCGTCACACACGTTATCACGCCCAGTGGTATCTTCACGTCAATGTCTTTGAGGTTATTTTCTCTAGCCCCTTTTATCTCCAGCCATTTTCCGTTAGGCTTTCTCCTCTCCTGGGGAATGTGTATCTTTTTTGCGCCGCTCAAATATTGGCCTGTTATAGATTCCTTGCACCTCTTTATATCCTCAACGGTACCCGCTGCTATGATCCTACCGCCGTTCTCCCCAGCACCTGGACCCACGTCTATGATGTAATCAGAAGCATACATGGTATCCTCATCGTGCTCCACCACTATAAGGGTATTGCCCAAGTCTCTCAGGTGTTTGAGGGTTTTTATAAGCTTGTCGTTGTCTTTTTGGTGAAGTCCTATGCTGGGCTCATCCAGGATGTAAAGGACACCCATTAGCCCTGAACCGATCTGGCTGGCCAGTCTTATCCTCTGGGCTTCTCCTCCCGAAAGAGTTCCTGCAGAGCGGGATAATGTGAGGTAATCCAGCCCTACGTCAATTAAAAACCCTAACCTGGCGTTTATCTCCTTTAAAATCTGGCCAGATATAAGCCTTTCCTTTTCGCTCAGCTTAAGCCCTTCTAAAAACTTTTTTAGCTCTATAATAGACATATTGCTGAGTTCAGCGATGGACTTTCCACCCACGGTCACCGAAAGGCTTTCTTTTTTTAACCTATCCCCCTTGCAAGCTTCACATGGGATTATCCTCATGTATTTTTCTATCTCTTCTTTTACTATCTCAGACTGGGTTTCATGGTAACGCCTTTCAAGATTGTTTATAACGCCCTCAAAGCTGGCATCGTAATAACGACCATCAGACCCCTTGACCTTTACCTTTCTATCGCCTATACCATAAAATATAATATCCAGCTTATCACCTAGGTCCTGTAAAGGGACTGTAATGTCAATGCCATATTCTCTGGCCACGGCCAGAAGAACTTTGTACGTCCAGCTGTCTTCAGAAGCTATCCACGTATTTACCGCACCTTCTAATATAGATTTTGACATATCAAAAAGCAAATCGGGGTCGATTTTCATCTTAAACCCCAAACCGCTGCACTCAGGGCAGGCGCCATAAGGGCTGTTAAATGAAAACATCCTGGGGGTAAGTTCCTCAATACTTATGCCACAGTCGGGACACGCTAGATTCTGACTGAACAGCAAATCCTCACCGTCCAGCACGTTTATCACCACAAGCCCTCCAGAGAGCTCCAGTGCCGTTTCTATAGAATCAGCCAGCCTGCTCCTTATATCATTCCTTACGATCAATCTGTCCACAACTACATCTATGTCGTGCTTCTTGTTTTTCTCCAGATTTATATCCTCTCCAATATCATAGATGTTACCATCAATCCTAAGCCTCACATAGCCCGCCTTTTTTATGTCATTGATGAGCTTAACATGTTCGCCTTTTCTGCCCCTCACCACAGGCGCCAGAACCTGTATTCTCGTCCTCTCCCCTAGTGCCATCACTTTGTCGATCATCTGATCCACCGTCTGCTGAGAGATCACCCTGCCGCACTTAGGGCAATGAGGGATTCCTATGCGAGCGTATAGCAACCTAAGGTAATCGTGTATTTCGGTTATAGTACCCACAGTAGATCGCGGGTTTTTGCTGGTCGTTTTTTGGTCTATAGATATTGCCGGCGACAGCCCTTCAATGTAGTCCACATCGGGCTTATTCATCTGACCCAAAAACTGTCTGGCGTAAGCAGAAAGGGATTCTACATACCGCCTCTGGCCTTCAGCATATATGGTATCAAAAGCTAATGACGATTTGCCAGAACCGCTAAGCCCTGTTATCACCACCAATTTATCCCGTGGAATCTTTACATCTATGTTCTTTAAATTGTGCTCCCGGGCCCCTTTGACATAAATATAATCCATTATCTCACCCCATAAAAATAAAAGCTATCATAGCGATAGCTTTAACGCCTCATATCTACTGTATTTCTGTAGTGGAGATAAGGGGAGTCGAACCCCTGACCTCTACAATGCCATTGTAGCGCTCTCCCAACTGAGCTATATCCCCGCCGACGATATATATAATACAATATTTTTTCCTCCGTGTCAATACGTGTTTACTGAATGTTTTAATACGAGTTCTTCCACTGCCTTAGCAAATTGGTCAGGGCACGATGTATCCCCTTGGCATTTAATGCCTTTAAGCCTCTCCGTCGCCTCCTTTACGTCCATCCCCTCTAAAAGCTTTGCCAGGCCTTGAAGATTTCCCTTACACCCCGCTATAAAATTTACATTGGCGATTTTACCGTCTATCACATCAAATACGATTTTCTTGCAGCAGACGCCGTGAGGTACATAACTGTAACGCATCAGTGCTATTCACCTCTCACTATTTTTTATATGCAATCTTCCCACTAATTACTGTCATATCAACAGACAAATCATTATTTAAAACAACAATGTCAGCATCCTTGCCTGTGCTTATACTGCCTTTTCTGTCATCTATGCCAATTGCCCTCGCAGGATTAAGAGTAGCCATTTTTATAGCTTCTGAAAGGGGTATTCCAAGAGTCGTTATATTTGCCACTGCTTTATCAAGAGTAAGAGTACTTCCGGCTAAAGAACCGTTCTCTATTCTCGCTACGCCTTTTTCTACGATAACTTTTTGTCCACCAAATACATACTTACCATCTCCAAGACCGCAAGCTAGCATCCCGTCTGAAATTAATATAATTTTTTCTGTACCTTTTATCTTTATTAAGATTTTTACTGACGCTGGATGTGAGTGTATAAAATCACATATTAGTTCACTATATATTTTCTATCGTCCAGAAACACCTCACCTAAGGCACCGGGTTCCCTGTGTTGAAAACCTTTCATGCCGTTATATGTATGAACGGCAAGTGAAGCTCCATGGTCAACGGCGTTTTTCATCTCTTCATAAGTAGCATTTGTATGCCCTAATGATATTTTTATACTCTTCTGGGTTACATATTTTACAAAGCATCCATCTATATCTTTTTCGGGAGCCAATGCTACTACTTTTATGCTATTATTTGACGCCTCAATGAACTTTTCCATAATGCTAATATCTGGTTCTAATATATACCTCTCGTCCTGAGCTCCTTTGTGTTCTTTGCTTATAAATGGCCCTTCGACATATGCGCCTATTATTTGCGCTCCATCTGTCCCTTTCTTCATTGTATCGCTTACGTTTTTAAGGGCATTATGAATATACTGTACTCCCATCGTCATAGTTGTAGCACAAAATGAAGTTACACCATGCTCTGCAAGATGAACTGAAATACTGTTTAATGCATCATAGCTTGCATCCATCACATCATATCCAACGCCACCGTGTACGTGTATGTCAATAAAACCAGGTACTATTTTTTTGCCAGTTACATCAAATACTTCAGCATCTTCTTTTATTATACCTTTCCCTATTTCTGATATCTTGCCGTCTGAAATTAATAAATCGCAATCATAAAGTATTCCGTCATTTGTATATATTTCACCATGCCTGAATAAAATGTTTTTCATATATATCCACCTTACAGTTAAAAATTTTATAATTTATCATTCTAATTATACCACACGTGAATGTCTACTGGCTTAATATAAGGGCAGCTGCTCCTAACACCCCAGCATCCTTGCCAAGCTTCGCTCTTACAATTTCTACTACCTCTGCATTGGCTTTTAAAGCCCTTTTGCCTATTTCCTTCATTATCCCTGCGTACATCATATCGAGGTCGTTGGACATGCCTCCACCTATTATAATGCGCCGGGGATTAAAACTGTTTATGATATTGGATATGCCAACCCCTAAAAGCTCTGCTTCTCTGTTCACCATCTCCAGCGCGTATTCGTCCCCTTTTCGCGCAGCGTCAAATACCACCTTCGCGTCTACTTTCTCTATGTCCCCTCCCACCATATCCAGTATTATGGACTCTCTCCTGCCGCTTTTAAGCCCCTCTACAACACGCCTGGTAAAGGCAGTACCAGAAGCCAAAGCCTCCCAACAGCCATAATTGCCGCAACCGCACAGAGGGCCATTCATATCAATGGTGGTGTGACCTAACTCTGCACCGTTGGAATTCTCTCCGTGAAATAGCTTGCCATCTATAAAGGCGCCTCCTCCTATACCCGTGCTCACCGTTATGTACACAAAGTTTTTGATGCCCTTGCCAGCTCCAAAAATCCCTTCCCCAACAGCAGCCGCATTGGCGTCATTGTCTACTTT
The genomic region above belongs to Caldanaerobius polysaccharolyticus DSM 13641 and contains:
- a CDS encoding peptidoglycan D,D-transpeptidase FtsI family protein, giving the protein MIALNTNRTNRSIKVVFGILSLMLLSLVVYMTYFEISYAPSLLSNPYNTRALMEERKVKKGSIIDRNGQVLAYSSKDGNGYWNVVYPDGKIFSPIVGYRSVQYGSAGLEAYYNRALLGLGSNKPVDVLRSEILGKSKIGDNLRLTIDGKLQRVAYNALGDYKGAVVAMDPKTGAVLALVSKPTFDPNTIDRDWKQLNSDPNSPLLNRALNGLYAPGSTFKIVTASAAIKYVSGINDKIYNCKGYVIVDGRKISDYQGEAHGSLNLRDAFRVSCNSTFVKIGLEVGKSDMIKMAEAFGFNNELDFDLPVSKSTFPPFKLLSDNVELAERSIGQGKVQVTPIMMAMITSAIANNGIMMQPYMVSEVISPDGKVVQSASPRSFLTPVSPAIAAAIKDMMVSVVNSGTGTAAAISGVQVAGKTGTAQTGKDRDNAWFVGFAPADDPRIAVAVLVEEGGTGGITAAPIARDVISAYLGR
- a CDS encoding FtsW/RodA/SpoVE family cell cycle protein, with translation MEIQERVYRRLFYLIYIMSFIAFSLLSIYKIPVRTEPLYIALIFDFVFSMVYILIKYLMPEGDVVLFLISAFLSEIGLIIIYRLQPNLAIKQIVWVASGMLLFIITAYLYRFTDKVNRYYFGYIVAGFAMLIVTLVFGKEVGGSTNWLSIGRVTFQPSEFVKLLYVLFMSNFLAEKKGKRQVLFAFGITLLLVLFLMLQKDLGSALIFFLTGLVMVYVATSNWLYAAIGFMALGIGGLMSFYIFDHVRIRIDAWLNPWIDVPGKGYQIVQSLLAISSGGYLGTGLGLGHPELIPAVYTDFIFSAICEEMGFLGAAAIIIMYFLILYRGMRISLRCEDIVDKLVTVGLTAMFSIQVFTIIGGVIKFIPLTGVTLPFISYGGSSIVMSFILLGILKSVSERIGDSIEHQ
- a CDS encoding FHA domain-containing protein gives rise to the protein MYNFIAWVLRFVFIIIIYYFLYNVLKLLYMDIRGDRSKKDIRNVETTARIASLKPPFENYTLYNVTTIGRADDCDVILKNEYVSSKHAQIYKKGGKFWVDDLKSTNGTFVNGRRIKKPVRLKSGDIISIANEDFRFSEHFDRR
- the uvrA gene encoding excinuclease ABC subunit UvrA — encoded protein: MDYIYVKGAREHNLKNIDVKIPRDKLVVITGLSGSGKSSLAFDTIYAEGQRRYVESLSAYARQFLGQMNKPDVDYIEGLSPAISIDQKTTSKNPRSTVGTITEIHDYLRLLYARIGIPHCPKCGRVISQQTVDQMIDKVMALGERTRIQVLAPVVRGRKGEHVKLINDIKKAGYVRLRIDGNIYDIGEDINLEKNKKHDIDVVVDRLIVRNDIRSRLADSIETALELSGGLVVINVLDGEDLLFSQNLACPDCGISIEELTPRMFSFNSPYGACPECSGLGFKMKIDPDLLFDMSKSILEGAVNTWIASEDSWTYKVLLAVAREYGIDITVPLQDLGDKLDIIFYGIGDRKVKVKGSDGRYYDASFEGVINNLERRYHETQSEIVKEEIEKYMRIIPCEACKGDRLKKESLSVTVGGKSIAELSNMSIIELKKFLEGLKLSEKERLISGQILKEINARLGFLIDVGLDYLTLSRSAGTLSGGEAQRIRLASQIGSGLMGVLYILDEPSIGLHQKDNDKLIKTLKHLRDLGNTLIVVEHDEDTMYASDYIIDVGPGAGENGGRIIAAGTVEDIKRCKESITGQYLSGAKKIHIPQERRKPNGKWLEIKGARENNLKDIDVKIPLGVITCVTGVSGSGKSTLVNEILYKSLARRLNKAKEVPGDHDEILGVENLDKVINIDQSPIGRTPRSNPATYTGVFDYIREVFALTPEARMRGYKQGRFSFNVKGGRCEACHGDGIIKIEMHFLSDVYVPCEVCKGKRYNKETLEIKYKGKNISDVLDMTVDEALEFFENIPRIKNKLMTLHDVGLGYIKLGQPSTQLSGGEAQRIKLATELSKKATGRTVYILDEPTTGLHMADVDRLIQVLNRLVEGGNTVVIIEHNMDVIKTADYIIDLGPDGGDKGGRVIACGTPEEVAMNEFSYTGQYLKKILSKSK
- a CDS encoding TIGR03905 family TSCPD domain-containing protein; the protein is MRYSYVPHGVCCKKIVFDVIDGKIANVNFIAGCKGNLQGLAKLLEGMDVKEATERLKGIKCQGDTSCPDQFAKAVEELVLKHSVNTY
- a CDS encoding ROK family protein; its protein translation is MSDKEYIVGVDLGGTKLSTVLINKVGEILVRENVPTEAYKGPDAVIQKIKDTIHTVMDKAGVSLGELEGIGVGSPGPLDAEKGVIKFTSNLPGWVDVPLKDRIQEEFPVPIKVDNDANAAAVGEGIFGAGKGIKNFVYITVSTGIGGGAFIDGKLFHGENSNGAELGHTTIDMNGPLCGCGNYGCWEALASGTAFTRRVVEGLKSGRRESIILDMVGGDIEKVDAKVVFDAARKGDEYALEMVNREAELLGVGISNIINSFNPRRIIIGGGMSNDLDMMYAGIMKEIGKRALKANAEVVEIVRAKLGKDAGVLGAAALILSQ